Proteins from a single region of Candidatus Rubrimentiphilum sp.:
- the ctaD gene encoding cytochrome c oxidase subunit I, whose amino-acid sequence MAAITASVNAGGGLADHIHPEPQGFFRKYVFSIDHKIIGIQYMITAFLFMILGGMLAELIRVQLMKASGGIMTPDTYNEVYSVHGSTMVWLVIIPLLTGGFGNLIFPVQIGARDVAFPWLNMLSFWLFPPAGLMLYASFLMGAPTAGWTEYPPMSLQGAAGTSMWAAAIFLIGVSSTMTGINFLVTILKMRAPGMTFTRMPLFVWGQFVTAPLLMIATTALGAALAALFVQRQFGVAFFDPTRGGSPLLWQHMFWFYSHPAVYIMILPAFGIISEVLPTFSRKPIFGYKMIAFSSCAIAILGFMVWAHHMFTSGLAPALQLPFMVLTMLIAIPTGIKIFSWVATLWGGVIRMTTSMMFALGFLATFTLGGITGVFLAAVPFDLHVHGTYFIVAHLHYVLVGGSLMGVLAGLFYWYPKMTGRLMNEKLGHWAFWLFFIGFNGTFLPMHWLGIWGQPRRVAVYDPQFQGWNQVASWFSFVMTAALVLVLFNALWSIRRGKKSGPNPWNARTLEWQIPSPMPYYNFKHVPSVFAAPYDFAEPLPYKGLEEELKGGPPPVPAAH is encoded by the coding sequence ATGGCAGCAATAACAGCATCGGTTAACGCAGGCGGAGGACTCGCCGACCACATTCATCCGGAGCCGCAAGGCTTTTTCCGGAAGTACGTCTTCTCGATCGATCACAAGATCATCGGGATTCAGTACATGATCACGGCGTTTCTCTTCATGATCCTGGGCGGTATGCTGGCCGAGCTCATCCGCGTCCAACTGATGAAAGCCAGCGGCGGCATCATGACGCCGGACACGTACAACGAAGTCTACTCCGTGCATGGCTCGACGATGGTCTGGCTGGTGATCATCCCGCTGCTTACCGGCGGCTTCGGCAACTTGATCTTCCCCGTGCAGATCGGCGCGCGCGACGTTGCGTTTCCCTGGCTGAACATGCTGAGCTTCTGGCTCTTCCCGCCGGCCGGGTTGATGCTTTACGCTTCCTTTTTAATGGGCGCACCGACCGCAGGCTGGACCGAATATCCGCCGATGTCCCTGCAGGGCGCAGCCGGCACTTCGATGTGGGCGGCTGCGATCTTCCTGATCGGTGTCAGCTCGACGATGACGGGCATCAACTTCCTGGTGACTATTTTAAAGATGCGCGCGCCCGGCATGACGTTTACGCGCATGCCGCTCTTCGTGTGGGGCCAGTTCGTGACGGCGCCGCTGTTGATGATCGCCACGACCGCGCTCGGCGCAGCCCTGGCCGCGCTCTTCGTGCAGCGTCAGTTCGGGGTCGCGTTCTTCGATCCGACGCGCGGCGGCAGTCCGCTGCTGTGGCAGCACATGTTCTGGTTCTACTCGCATCCGGCAGTCTACATTATGATCTTGCCGGCCTTCGGAATCATCTCCGAAGTGCTGCCGACGTTTTCGCGCAAGCCGATCTTCGGCTACAAGATGATCGCCTTCTCGTCGTGCGCGATCGCGATCCTCGGGTTCATGGTTTGGGCACATCACATGTTCACATCGGGCTTGGCGCCGGCGCTGCAACTGCCGTTCATGGTGCTGACGATGCTGATCGCGATTCCGACCGGCATCAAGATCTTCTCGTGGGTGGCGACCCTGTGGGGCGGGGTCATCCGCATGACGACCTCGATGATGTTCGCCCTCGGGTTTCTCGCGACGTTCACACTCGGCGGAATCACCGGAGTCTTTTTGGCGGCGGTGCCGTTCGACTTGCACGTGCACGGAACGTACTTCATCGTGGCGCATCTGCACTACGTGCTCGTCGGCGGCAGCTTGATGGGCGTGCTGGCCGGGCTGTTCTACTGGTATCCGAAGATGACCGGGCGGCTGATGAATGAAAAGCTCGGCCACTGGGCGTTCTGGCTGTTTTTCATCGGCTTCAACGGCACGTTCTTGCCGATGCACTGGCTCGGCATCTGGGGACAGCCGCGCCGCGTCGCCGTGTACGATCCGCAGTTCCAAGGCTGGAACCAAGTCGCATCGTGGTTCTCGTTCGTGATGACCGCGGCGCTGGTGCTGGTGCTGTTCAACGCGTTGTGGTCGATCCGCAGGGGCAAGAAGTCCGGGCCGAATCCGTGGAACGCGCGCACGCTCGAATGGCAGATTCCCTCGCCGATGCCCTATTACAACTTCAAGCACGTACCGTCGGTCTTTGCCGCGCCGTACGACTTCGCCGAACCCTTACCGTATAAAGGTTTGGAAGAAGAACTCAAGGGTGGCCCACCGCCGGTTCCGGCGGCTCACTGA
- a CDS encoding cytochrome c oxidase subunit 3 has translation MAVATLAHEPDQLYVETRELRIQGFLLFMVSDLVLFSSFIFAYLYMRNSGQGWPAGGPKLDIALAALNSIVLFGSGATMHFALENWKHRNFSKFANWIVMTIILGAGFLSGQVMEYIHIGARWSDGIFGASFYTLTGMHGLHVFAGIIYLTVLLLQALQGKYTFTKYTGLTLGTLYWHFVDVIWVVLFSIFYLL, from the coding sequence ATGGCTGTAGCAACTCTAGCGCACGAACCCGATCAGCTCTACGTGGAGACCCGCGAGCTGCGCATCCAAGGCTTCCTGCTGTTCATGGTCAGCGACTTGGTGCTGTTCTCGTCGTTCATCTTTGCGTATCTGTACATGCGCAACAGCGGCCAAGGCTGGCCGGCGGGCGGTCCGAAGCTCGACATCGCACTTGCGGCGCTCAACTCGATCGTGCTCTTCGGATCCGGCGCGACGATGCACTTTGCGCTGGAGAATTGGAAGCACCGGAACTTCTCCAAGTTTGCAAACTGGATCGTGATGACGATCATCCTGGGCGCGGGCTTCTTGTCCGGCCAGGTGATGGAATACATTCACATCGGCGCGCGGTGGAGCGACGGGATCTTCGGCGCCTCGTTCTACACGCTGACCGGCATGCACGGACTGCACGTGTTTGCGGGCATCATCTATTTGACGGTCCTGCTCTTGCAGGCGCTGCAAGGCAAGTACACTTTCACGAAGTACACCGGACTGACGCTGGGAACGCTGTATTGGCATTTCGTCGACGTCATCTGGGTGGTACTGTTCTCGATCTTCTATTTACTGTGA
- a CDS encoding MFS transporter, whose protein sequence is MNVRLRADDPDLRDAFPLLLTLGLGVFLGALDLSVLAPALPALGRDFDTATGDLSWVFTLYLLMSVLSIAVTSTLADRYGRKPIYLICIGVFLAGSALAIVSQDYTTFLIARAIQALGAGGIFPVATAAIGDRVPHHRRGAALGLIAATWGVAAIIGPLYGGIITNLISWRWIFVPNFAIGGAVIVFALRVLPSGAPHRRGPLDVPGLFFLAAGLLFLMYGITGTHAVPIVVGILLLTGFWFWERSADFPIVPPRLFLNRQLAKTYALELVIGMLEGSLFFIPAVLIGAQHISYVAAGAIAAVGALMFVIVIPASGRALDRIGSRNVLLAGALMTEIGLVIFALGFNSLALALLAMIVAGIGFGALLGAPTRYIVTNETSESTRATAVGLLSQFLIIGQILGGSVAGGIMTGAISDEAAYRWTYLTFAGLALLALIISLFLRSRKAEVAARAEYSF, encoded by the coding sequence ATGAACGTGAGGCTGCGTGCGGACGATCCGGATCTGCGCGACGCATTTCCACTGCTGCTGACGCTCGGGCTGGGCGTTTTTCTCGGCGCCCTCGACTTGAGCGTGCTCGCACCGGCCTTGCCGGCGCTGGGCCGGGACTTCGATACGGCAACCGGCGACCTGTCGTGGGTCTTCACCCTCTACTTGCTAATGAGCGTTCTGAGCATCGCGGTCACGAGCACCTTGGCCGATCGCTATGGGCGCAAGCCGATCTATCTGATCTGCATTGGCGTCTTTCTGGCCGGCAGCGCGCTGGCGATCGTATCGCAGGATTACACGACGTTCTTGATCGCGCGCGCGATTCAAGCGCTGGGCGCGGGCGGAATCTTCCCCGTTGCGACCGCTGCGATCGGCGACCGCGTTCCGCACCACCGGCGCGGCGCAGCGCTTGGTTTGATTGCGGCGACGTGGGGGGTCGCGGCCATCATCGGCCCGCTGTACGGCGGAATCATCACGAATCTTATCTCGTGGCGCTGGATCTTCGTGCCGAATTTTGCGATCGGCGGCGCCGTCATCGTTTTTGCGCTGCGCGTCCTCCCGTCGGGCGCCCCGCACCGGCGCGGCCCGCTGGACGTGCCCGGCCTCTTCTTTCTCGCCGCCGGTCTATTGTTCTTGATGTACGGCATTACCGGCACGCACGCCGTTCCGATCGTTGTCGGCATCTTGCTGCTGACCGGTTTTTGGTTCTGGGAACGATCGGCCGACTTTCCAATCGTGCCGCCCCGCCTCTTTCTCAACCGGCAGCTGGCGAAAACGTACGCTCTGGAACTCGTCATCGGCATGCTCGAGGGCTCGCTCTTCTTTATTCCGGCCGTCCTGATCGGCGCGCAACATATTTCGTATGTTGCAGCCGGCGCCATCGCGGCGGTCGGTGCGCTGATGTTCGTAATCGTCATCCCTGCGTCGGGGCGCGCGCTCGATCGCATCGGCAGCCGCAACGTACTGCTCGCCGGCGCGCTGATGACGGAGATCGGCTTGGTGATCTTCGCGCTCGGATTCAATTCGCTGGCGCTCGCACTACTTGCCATGATCGTCGCCGGGATTGGCTTTGGGGCCCTCCTCGGCGCGCCGACGCGGTACATCGTCACCAACGAGACGAGTGAATCGACCCGCGCGACTGCCGTCGGACTGCTCTCGCAATTCTTGATCATCGGACAGATTCTGGGCGGCTCGGTGGCCGGCGGGATCATGACCGGCGCCATCTCTGACGAGGCCGCCTACCGCTGGACCTACCTCACCTTCGCCGGCCTCGCACTGCTGGCGCTGATCATCTCGCTCTTTCTCCGCTCACGGAAAGCAGAGGTCGCCGCCCGCGCCGAATACTCGTTCTAA
- a CDS encoding heme o synthase, with protein sequence MSVYARAEQVAQTRVAALLSRFGDYYDLGKPRIMYLLLVTTAAAMVMAARGLPPLPLLGWTLLAGALAAMSAGTLNCVYDADIDRLMRRTQTRPIPAQRISIFAATMHAIVMGVLSFCIFYFRVNPLAAWLSLAGNVYYVVIYTMWLKRRTPQNIVIGGAAGAIPPLVGWAAVTNTIGGPAIGLFALIFLWTPPHFWALALNSETDYEKAAIPMLPNVVGEARTKRAILGYTYVLVAVSLLLFPLHVMGIIYFASALVLGALFIAYARKVQRGGEAAARTLFRFSLLYLALICAFMVIDRIVS encoded by the coding sequence GTGAGCGTATACGCACGCGCCGAGCAGGTTGCGCAGACGCGCGTTGCCGCGCTCTTATCGCGCTTCGGCGACTACTACGATCTCGGCAAGCCGCGCATCATGTATCTGCTGCTCGTTACAACGGCGGCCGCGATGGTAATGGCCGCGCGCGGCCTGCCGCCGCTGCCGCTCCTCGGGTGGACGCTGCTGGCCGGCGCGCTGGCCGCAATGTCGGCCGGAACGCTGAACTGCGTCTACGACGCCGACATCGATCGCCTCATGCGCCGCACGCAAACGCGGCCGATTCCGGCGCAGCGAATCTCGATCTTCGCGGCGACCATGCACGCCATCGTGATGGGCGTGCTTTCGTTCTGCATCTTTTATTTTCGTGTGAACCCGCTGGCCGCATGGCTTTCGCTGGCGGGCAACGTCTATTACGTCGTCATCTACACGATGTGGCTCAAACGGCGAACGCCGCAGAACATCGTGATCGGCGGCGCCGCTGGCGCCATTCCGCCGCTGGTCGGCTGGGCGGCCGTCACCAACACGATCGGCGGACCGGCGATCGGCCTGTTCGCGCTCATCTTTCTGTGGACGCCGCCGCATTTCTGGGCGCTGGCGCTCAACTCGGAGACCGACTACGAAAAAGCCGCGATCCCGATGCTGCCCAACGTCGTCGGCGAGGCGCGTACGAAGCGCGCGATTCTCGGCTACACCTACGTGCTCGTCGCAGTCTCGCTGCTACTCTTCCCGCTGCACGTCATGGGCATCATCTACTTTGCGAGCGCGTTGGTATTGGGGGCACTGTTCATCGCGTATGCACGCAAGGTGCAGCGCGGAGGCGAAGCCGCCGCGCGCACGCTCTTCCGTTTTTCGCTGCTCTATCTGGCGTTGATCTGCGCCTTCATGGTGATCGACCGGATCGTTTCATGA
- a CDS encoding COX15/CtaA family protein — protein sequence MRTLARLSWAAVAVAFGEVLLGSWTRINGAGMTCPDYPLCRGRLVPAFDGGVVWEWTHRFTALALSVLVISVIVIAFRRRGESARFVRPAAAVTGALFVLQIALGAATVRLSNVPASVVWHWGTAMALIASLAALAIFAAGGELRRRHSQSASVTGVLAGTAVVAFITMCIGAYVSSSGAGLACVTIPGCAGNVVVYSDGQFVQMLHRAAAAAALLASVAAFAIVWVKRSSASVRIWTTAGLLLVFVQIILGLLNVAFRLPLDLREAHAANAALIFLAFVCATTLAAIESAPVRKTVTAT from the coding sequence GTGAGGACCTTGGCGCGCCTGAGTTGGGCTGCGGTTGCGGTAGCCTTCGGCGAAGTTTTGCTCGGGAGTTGGACGCGCATCAACGGCGCGGGCATGACGTGTCCCGACTATCCGCTTTGCCGCGGACGACTCGTTCCGGCTTTCGACGGCGGCGTCGTGTGGGAATGGACGCACCGTTTCACCGCGCTGGCCCTCAGCGTACTCGTCATCTCCGTGATCGTGATCGCCTTTCGCCGTCGCGGCGAATCCGCGCGCTTCGTCCGCCCCGCGGCAGCTGTAACGGGCGCGCTGTTTGTTCTGCAGATTGCGCTGGGAGCCGCGACAGTACGGCTTTCGAACGTACCGGCGTCGGTCGTCTGGCATTGGGGAACTGCGATGGCGCTGATCGCGTCGCTGGCCGCGCTGGCGATCTTCGCGGCCGGCGGAGAGCTGCGCCGACGGCATTCGCAGAGCGCGAGCGTAACCGGCGTGCTTGCCGGCACGGCGGTAGTGGCATTCATAACGATGTGCATCGGCGCATACGTCAGCTCGAGCGGCGCCGGCTTGGCGTGCGTAACGATTCCGGGGTGCGCCGGCAACGTCGTGGTGTACAGCGACGGACAATTCGTCCAGATGCTCCACCGCGCGGCCGCGGCCGCAGCATTGCTGGCGTCGGTTGCGGCATTCGCCATCGTCTGGGTGAAACGATCGAGCGCGAGCGTCCGAATCTGGACGACGGCCGGACTCTTGCTCGTCTTCGTCCAGATAATTTTAGGCCTGCTGAACGTCGCGTTCCGTCTGCCGCTGGATCTGCGCGAAGCGCATGCGGCCAACGCCGCGCTGATCTTCCTGGCGTTCGTTTGCGCGACAACGCTGGCCGCAATCGAGTCGGCGCCTGTGCGTAAAACGGTTACCGCGACGTGA
- a CDS encoding alanine racemase produces MRPSLSLDSEIVAANARAWSAFAGVPVRAVVKCDGYGWGQEIVVRALDGIVESYCVADADELHALREFTAAPAIVLGAVPSERLREVLAANGQPSISNRAELDVAAEWSRAESRPLRVRVGIRTAAAWNGLLLEELAQFAPQLAAAAAEIELWTHLTDLSVADEQLALFDSALEILQRSGVTVSGSDLCSTLPAGSSIKRGTSVRIGAGLFGATGGAAIPGVRCAISMRAPVLRIERHSAGTRLGYGGTMLGMDSTVATLRSGFGDGLPSSLQATGDVLMVGMQYAAVLAGSLTGSDREFAWLDPSSDLDAFARSAGRPVHEIITTLGNCARAGCVEKRFDAGT; encoded by the coding sequence ATGCGGCCCAGTCTTTCCCTCGATTCGGAGATCGTCGCGGCGAACGCGCGCGCGTGGAGCGCATTTGCCGGCGTACCGGTGCGCGCCGTTGTGAAATGCGATGGTTACGGTTGGGGTCAAGAGATCGTGGTCCGCGCGCTCGACGGCATCGTTGAAAGCTATTGCGTGGCGGACGCGGACGAGCTGCACGCGTTGCGAGAGTTTACGGCTGCGCCGGCGATTGTTTTGGGCGCTGTGCCGTCCGAACGGTTGCGCGAGGTGCTGGCTGCAAACGGTCAGCCATCGATTTCGAATCGTGCGGAGCTGGACGTTGCGGCGGAGTGGTCGCGCGCGGAGTCGCGGCCCCTTAGAGTCCGCGTCGGGATTCGAACCGCAGCCGCGTGGAACGGACTCTTATTGGAAGAACTCGCGCAGTTCGCTCCGCAGCTGGCGGCGGCGGCGGCCGAAATCGAACTCTGGACGCATCTTACCGATCTCTCGGTCGCCGACGAACAGCTGGCGCTCTTTGACTCGGCGCTCGAAATCTTGCAGCGCTCCGGCGTGACGGTGAGTGGAAGCGATCTCTGCAGCACGCTTCCGGCCGGTAGTAGCATCAAACGCGGCACGTCGGTTCGCATTGGCGCCGGCCTTTTCGGGGCGACGGGCGGCGCGGCGATTCCGGGCGTCCGCTGCGCAATTAGTATGCGCGCTCCGGTCCTGCGAATCGAGCGACATTCGGCGGGGACACGTTTGGGTTATGGGGGTACCATGCTCGGGATGGATTCTACCGTCGCAACGCTCCGCAGCGGATTCGGAGACGGCCTGCCTTCGAGTCTGCAAGCGACCGGCGACGTGTTGATGGTCGGCATGCAGTATGCAGCCGTCCTCGCCGGAAGCCTGACCGGCTCCGATCGCGAGTTCGCTTGGCTTGACCCGTCGTCCGATCTCGACGCATTTGCGCGATCGGCCGGCCGCCCCGTCCATGAGATCATTACGACGCTTGGAAACTGTGCCCGTGCGGGCTGCGTTGAGAAAAGGTTTGATGCAGGCACGTAA
- a CDS encoding peptide chain release factor 3: MSDVAEHVRERRTFAIISHPDAGKTTLTEKLLLYGGAIQTAGQVSARRAQRAATSDWMELEKQRGISITSTVLQFEYGGCTINLLDTPGHQDFGEDTYRTLLAADSAVMLIDAAKGVEPQTKKLFAICRARHIPLFTFINKMDRPSRDPLELLDELENMLGLGVFPMNWPLGNGPSFKGVYDRATRQVHLFERAVHGAKRAGMHLTGVHDPQIREFLDDRSYAQFLEEIELLEGAGAAFDPAAMLRGDVSPVFFGSAVTNFGVQLFLDDFIKMAPSPTPRRIFQECHREVSNDRERERAALSDSEGLLDPTSDQFAGFVFKIQANMDPRHRDRVAFVRICSGKFERDMTVRNVRSGKDVRLSRAMKLFASERESLEAAYAGDVVGLANPGVFAIGDSLSEGQPIQFERFPAFAPEHFAQVRSIDTAGYKSFGKGIAQLREEGAIQVMYPLGSMRTEPVLAAVGELQFEVVKYRLESEYNVKTVFTTLPLSVARRIEGDAEMIRTAQLPSSARLLEDWDGAPVALFESDWSVKLAEEWNPQLRFLEFAGANA; the protein is encoded by the coding sequence ATGAGCGATGTGGCCGAACACGTGCGCGAGCGGCGCACGTTTGCGATTATCTCGCACCCGGACGCCGGCAAGACCACGCTGACGGAAAAGTTGCTGCTGTACGGCGGCGCCATTCAAACCGCCGGTCAAGTCTCCGCGCGGCGCGCGCAGCGCGCGGCCACAAGCGACTGGATGGAGCTGGAGAAGCAGCGCGGGATCTCGATCACCTCAACGGTCTTGCAGTTCGAGTACGGCGGCTGCACCATCAATTTGCTCGACACGCCAGGCCACCAAGATTTCGGCGAGGACACGTACCGCACGCTGCTCGCAGCGGATAGCGCCGTCATGCTGATCGACGCCGCCAAAGGCGTCGAACCGCAGACCAAAAAACTGTTCGCAATCTGCCGCGCGCGGCACATTCCGCTCTTTACGTTCATTAACAAGATGGATCGCCCGAGCCGCGATCCGCTCGAGTTGCTCGACGAACTTGAAAACATGTTAGGGCTCGGGGTCTTTCCGATGAACTGGCCACTGGGCAACGGGCCATCGTTCAAGGGCGTCTACGATCGCGCGACGCGCCAAGTGCACCTCTTCGAGCGCGCGGTTCACGGCGCGAAACGCGCGGGCATGCACCTGACGGGCGTGCACGATCCGCAGATCCGCGAATTTCTGGACGACCGCTCGTACGCGCAGTTTCTGGAGGAGATCGAATTGCTCGAAGGCGCCGGCGCCGCGTTCGATCCGGCCGCGATGCTGCGCGGCGACGTCTCGCCCGTATTCTTCGGCAGCGCCGTGACGAACTTCGGCGTGCAACTGTTTCTGGACGACTTCATAAAAATGGCACCATCTCCGACCCCACGGCGCATCTTTCAAGAGTGTCATCGTGAGGTATCGAACGACCGCGAGCGCGAGCGAGCGGCCCTGAGCGATAGCGAAGGGTTGCTCGACCCCACCTCCGACCAATTCGCTGGGTTCGTATTTAAGATCCAAGCAAATATGGATCCGCGGCACCGCGATCGCGTCGCTTTCGTGCGCATTTGTTCGGGCAAATTCGAACGCGACATGACCGTGCGCAACGTGCGTTCCGGAAAAGACGTACGCTTGTCGCGCGCGATGAAGCTTTTCGCGAGCGAACGCGAATCGCTCGAGGCCGCGTATGCCGGTGATGTGGTCGGACTCGCGAATCCCGGGGTCTTCGCCATCGGCGACTCGCTCAGCGAGGGCCAGCCGATTCAATTCGAGCGGTTTCCGGCGTTCGCGCCCGAACATTTCGCGCAAGTGCGCAGCATCGATACCGCGGGCTATAAGTCATTCGGGAAAGGTATCGCGCAGCTGCGCGAAGAGGGCGCGATTCAGGTGATGTACCCCTTGGGTTCGATGCGCACCGAGCCGGTGCTCGCGGCGGTCGGCGAATTGCAGTTCGAGGTTGTGAAGTACCGCTTGGAGTCGGAATACAACGTGAAGACGGTCTTTACGACGCTGCCGCTTTCGGTTGCGCGCCGAATCGAAGGCGACGCGGAAATGATCCGTACCGCGCAGTTACCGTCGAGCGCCAGGCTTTTGGAAGATTGGGATGGAGCACCGGTTGCGCTCTTCGAATCCGATTGGAGTGTCAAGCTCGCGGAGGAATGGAATCCGCAGCTACGCTTCCTGGAGTTTGCTGGTGCGAACGCCTGA
- a CDS encoding threo-3-hydroxy-L-aspartate ammonia-lyase, producing the protein MRTPDVEAVRAAAARLRGVAHRTPVLRSHTLDELVGGEVFLKCENLQRMGAFKFRGAYNRIVQLDAKQRAGGVVAFSSGNHAQGVALASKLLGVAATIVMPSDAPASKVAATLEYGAEIVFYDRHRSHRAEIAEDIRKERGATLVPPFDDPDIIAGAGTAALELLEDFPEIDVIVTPVGGGGLLSGTALAAQSSGRTITLYGVEPQAGNDFQQSLERGERVNIEVPKTIADGLQTQGPGEITFEIVRRYVKAIVTVSDDELRDAMRFAFERMKIAIEPSGAAGLAAVLTRRVDAKGKRVGVIISGGNVDARRFAELLATA; encoded by the coding sequence GTGCGAACGCCTGACGTTGAGGCGGTTCGAGCCGCTGCAGCCCGCTTACGCGGCGTCGCGCACCGGACGCCGGTGCTCCGCTCGCACACGCTCGACGAACTCGTGGGTGGCGAAGTCTTTCTCAAATGCGAGAATCTGCAGCGCATGGGCGCATTCAAGTTCCGCGGCGCCTACAACCGGATCGTGCAACTCGACGCGAAGCAGCGCGCCGGCGGCGTCGTCGCGTTCTCGAGCGGTAACCACGCGCAGGGCGTGGCACTTGCCAGCAAGTTACTCGGCGTTGCCGCCACGATCGTCATGCCGTCCGACGCACCGGCTTCAAAAGTGGCTGCCACCCTGGAATACGGGGCCGAGATCGTCTTTTACGATCGTCACCGCTCGCATCGCGCCGAGATCGCGGAAGATATCCGCAAGGAACGCGGCGCCACGCTCGTGCCGCCGTTCGACGATCCCGATATCATCGCCGGAGCGGGGACGGCAGCGCTCGAGTTGCTTGAGGACTTCCCGGAGATCGACGTGATCGTCACGCCGGTCGGCGGAGGCGGTCTGCTTTCCGGAACCGCGCTTGCGGCGCAGAGCAGCGGCCGAACGATCACCCTCTATGGCGTCGAGCCGCAAGCCGGCAACGACTTTCAACAGTCGCTCGAGCGCGGCGAACGCGTGAACATCGAGGTTCCGAAAACGATCGCGGACGGACTGCAGACGCAAGGTCCCGGCGAGATTACTTTCGAGATCGTGCGCCGTTACGTTAAAGCGATCGTCACTGTGAGCGACGATGAACTCCGCGATGCCATGCGGTTCGCCTTCGAACGAATGAAGATTGCGATCGAACCGAGCGGCGCGGCCGGCCTGGCGGCAGTGCTAACGCGAAGGGTTGACGCGAAGGGCAAGCGTGTTGGCGTGATTATCAGCGGCGGCAACGTGGACGCGCGCCGGTTCGCCGAGTTGCTCGCTACTGCGTAA
- a CDS encoding biopolymer transporter ExbD: MTKFGAAAQESTLLSEINITPFTDVLLVLLIIFMVLAALLTPPGFERQFSNPGRSIAATVFQRVIVTIDRHGQIAVGGKVTSVPGLYAAMLRAGSKAHVSLYADTRSPYGLVIRVLDAAKAAGIRDVALVTQ; the protein is encoded by the coding sequence ATGACGAAGTTCGGCGCCGCTGCTCAAGAATCGACACTCCTCAGCGAGATCAACATCACGCCGTTCACCGACGTGCTCTTGGTATTGCTTATCATCTTCATGGTGCTGGCGGCACTGCTGACGCCGCCCGGATTCGAGCGGCAGTTTTCAAACCCGGGAAGATCGATCGCCGCGACGGTCTTCCAGCGCGTCATCGTCACGATCGATCGACACGGCCAAATCGCCGTGGGCGGCAAAGTGACGAGCGTGCCAGGGCTCTATGCGGCGATGTTACGCGCAGGATCGAAGGCGCACGTCTCGCTCTATGCCGACACGCGCTCGCCTTACGGCTTAGTCATTCGCGTGTTGGATGCGGCCAAGGCCGCGGGCATTCGCGACGTCGCGCTCGTTACGCAGTAG